From one Lycium ferocissimum isolate CSIRO_LF1 chromosome 5, AGI_CSIRO_Lferr_CH_V1, whole genome shotgun sequence genomic stretch:
- the LOC132055393 gene encoding lysM domain receptor-like kinase 3, which produces MDHIKSTFLAILCLFTIFKIVPFCQSYPTPSNCTDTGRLCTSFLAFKPTKEQTLPVIQSMFDVLPNDITVEGNGKGYVFIRKNCSCATGMNMYLTNTTFTVRKNNGSVYNIVVDAYDGLAYFPTNFTREAKKGAVVSLKLICGCSSGLWNYLMSYVMTDDDTVGSLSSRFGVSMDNIETVNGIANPDNFTVGSLYYVPLNSVPGDPYPDTVPAPAPAPAVADISGVVENHKSHAIYWWIIGGLGAGLLLIAVILAFVSWRSSRCFSSTERSHTAGSNEKISHKFQILRNTSFCCASGRYIGDRQEPNGESSDQQMNIPKVIGTDVFDMEKPLVFAYEDILSSTDGFSDSNLLGHGTYGSVYYAILRNQEVAIKRMTATKTKEFTAEMKVLCKVHHLNLVELIGYAVSNDELFLVYEYAQKGSLKSHLHDPQNKGHTPLSWIMRVQIALDAARGLEYIHEHTKPHYVHRDIKTSNILLDDSFRAKISDFGLSKLMGITNDGDASVTRVVGTYGYVAPEYLRDGLATKKTDVYAFGVVLFEMLTGKEAVTRTEGNVMKTAERRSLVSIMLSALRNSPDSTSMASLKDQLDPSLMDLYPSDCVFKVAILAKQCADDDPILRPDMKQVVITLSQILLSSVEWEATLAGNSQVFSGIVQGR; this is translated from the exons ATGGATCATATAAAATCAACATTTCTTGCAATACTTTGTCTGTTCACCATTTTCAAGATTGTCCCTTTTTGTCAATCATACCCTACTCCATCAAACTGTACTGACACTGGTCGTTTGTGTACTTCTTTCTTGGCATTTAAACCCACCAAAGAACAGACCCTTCCAGTGATCCAAAGCATGTTTGATGTGTTACCAAATGACATAACTGTGGAAGGAAATGGTAAAGGTTATGTCTTTATAAGAAAGAACTGTTCTTGTGCTACTGGGATGAATATGTATTTGACAAACACAACATTTACTGTTAGAAAGAACAATGGATCTgtgtataatattgttgttgatgcttATGATGGGTTGGCTTATTTTCCAACTAATTTTACAAGGGAAGCTAAGAAAGGAGCAGTGGTTTCATTGAAGCTCATATGTGGATGCTCAAGTGGGTTGTGGAATTATCTCATGAGTTATGTGATGACAGATGATGATACTGTGGGGTCTTTGTCTAGTAGGTTTGGGGTTAGTATGGATAATATTGAGACTGTTAATGGAATTGCCAATCCTGATAATTTCACTGTGGGATCTTTATACTATGTGCCATTGAATTCAG TTCCTGGTGACCCATATCCTGACACCGTTCCTGCTCCTGCTCCGGCACCTGCTGTTGCTGATATTTCAG GAGTTGTGGAGAATCATAAAAGTCATGCTATTTACTGGTGGATAATTGGGGGTTTGGGTGCTGGTCTTCTCTTGATTGCCGTCATTCTTGCTTTTGTTTCGTGGAGGTCGTCAAGATGTTTTTCCAGCACTGAGAGAAGTCACACAGCTGGTTCCAATGAGAAGATTTCTCATAAGTTCCAGATTCTTCGAAATACAAGTTTCTGCTGTGCATCAGGAAGGTACATAGGGGACCGGCAAGAACCGAATGGAGAATCTAGTGACCAACAGATGAATATTCCAAAAG TTATAGGGACTGATGTCTTTGACATGGAAAAACCTCTTGTTTTCGCCTATGAAGACATTCTATCTTCTACTGATGGATTTTCCGACTCCAATCTGCTTGGTCATGGAACTTATGGTTCTGTCTATTACGCCATTCTCCGCAACCAG GAAGTTGCAATTAAAAGAATGACTGCCACGAAAACAAAAGAATTTACTGCCGAGATGAAAGTTTTATGTAAAGTTCATCATCTGAATTTG GTAGAATTGATCGGTTATGCAGTCAGTAATGACGAACTATTCCTCGTTTATGAATATGCCCAGAAGGGCTCTCTTAAAAGCCACTTGCACGATCCTCAGAACAAAG GCCATACACCTCTCTCTTGGATCATGAGGGTCCAAATTGCACTTGATGCTGCTAGAGGTCTAGAATACATTCACGAGCACACCAAGCCGCATTATGTGCATCGAGATATAAAGACTAGTAACATCCTGCTTGATGATTCTTTTAGAGCAAAG ATTTCAGATTTTGGTTTGTCAAAACTTATGGGGATAACTAATGATGGAGACGCATCTGTAACACGAGTTGTTGGAACCTATGGCTATGTAGCTCCAGA ATATTTGAGGGATGGCCTGGCAACTAAAAAGACTGATGTGTATGCATTTGGTGTTGTTCTTTTTGAGATGCTGACAGGGAAAGAGGCCGTCACCCGGACTGAAGGCAATGTGATGAAAACTGCAGAAAGACGTTCCTTAGTGTCCATT ATGCTGTCAGCTCTGAGGAACTCACCCGACTCTACTAGTATGGCAAGCTTGAAAGACCAGCTGGATCCCAGTTTGATGGATTTGTACCCTTCTGACTGTGTTTTCAAG GTGGCTATACTGGCTAAGCAATGTGCGGATGATGATCCAATATTGAGACCGGACATGAAGCAAGTGGTGATTACGCTTTCACAAATACTGTTATCCTCTGTGGAGTGGGAAGCAACTCTTGCTGGGAACAGTCAAGTGTTCAGTGGCATTGTGCAGGGAAGATAG
- the LOC132055394 gene encoding clavaminate synthase-like protein At3g21360: MPENLLTQVVIPQQKFFNGVPFPAVLSPNPNTDHTKSQLPQIIKEQKPWIGSLLHQSGAILFRGFPVNSASDFNDVVEAFGYEELPYVGGAAPRTNVVGRVFTSNESPPDQKIPFHHEMAQVPEYPSKLFFFCDVEPGSGGETPIVLSHVVYEKMKNKYPEFVERLEEHGLMYIRVLGEDDDPSSPIGRGWKSTFLTKDKSVAEERAAKLGMKLEWIEDGVKTVMGPIPGIKFNQERKQKIWFNSMVAAYTGWKDARNDPVKAVTFGDGQPLPAEVVHDCLSILEDESVAIPWKKGDVLLIDNLAVLHSRKSFIPPRRVLASLCK; encoded by the exons ATGCCTGAAAATTTGTTAACCCAAGTTGTAATACCTCAACAGAAGTTCTTTAATGGAGTTCCTTTCCCTGCTGTGTTATCTCCAAACCCAAACACTGATCATACTAAATCACAACTACCTCAGATAATTAAAGAACAAAAACCATGGATTGGGTCACTTCTACATCAATCTGGGGCTATTCTTTTCAGGGGATTTCCTGTGAACTCAGCATCAGACTTTAACGATGTTGTTGAAGCTTTTGGCTACGAGGAACTGCCGTATGTGGGTGGTGCTGCTCCTCGTACCAATGTTGTTGGTCGTGTTTTCACCTCTAATGAGTCCCCACCTGATCAAAAAATTCCCTTTCATCATGAAATGGCTCAG GTTCCCGAGTATCCATCaaagttgtttttcttttgtgatgTGGAACCTGGAAGTGGGGGAGAAACTCCTATAGTCCTGAGTCATGTTGTATATgagaagatgaagaataagtaccctGAGTTTGTTGAGCGATTGGAAGAGCATGGCTTAATGTATATAAGGGTATTAGGAGAAGATGATGATCCTTCTTCCCCAATTGGCCGAGGCTGGAAGTCTACATTTTTAACCAAAGACAAAAGTGTGGCTGAAGAGAG GGCTGCCAAGTTAGGGATGAAGCTGGAATGGATAGAAGATGGAGTTAAAACTGTAATGGGACCTATACCAGGCATCAAATTCAACCAAGAAAGGAAGCAGAAAATATGGTTCAATAGCATGGTAGCTGCTTATACTGGATGGAAAGATGCTAGAAATGATCCTGTGAAAGCAGTCACTTTTGGAGATGGTCAGCCTTTGCCTGCTGAAGTTGTACATGATTGTTTAAGCATCCTTGAGGATGAAAGTGTTGCGATTCCATGGAAGAAAGGTGATGTCTTGCTGATTGATAATTTGGCTGTTCTTCACTCCAGGAAATCTTTCATCCCACCTCGTCGTGTATTAGCTTCACTCTGCAAGTAG